A region from the Geobacter benzoatilyticus genome encodes:
- a CDS encoding HD family phosphohydrolase yields the protein MPSQSGNTGQDIRGSLPHSLGRILDNFLSRFSDPRHELRNRRILLLLTAFFLTLLILPRQEFLSVKYKQGDIATADIRATQDYLLEDSLLTDKKRLEAKAAVPYVYSVAQEEAGELVGRIEQALALLRQAAIATPSQDNAGLDESLKSLFGFSFSPEEKAALMRLAADDALMDQVRGVAQTIYSNKIVVDKRTFAADMAHGIVLVDVRTGESMGQMDYTVSPIEMTEAVQLVKKAKIVAPGLSPREIGTLLELVAKGVRPNLAFSKVLTEQAQAKASEAVRPVLLQVKQGEMIVRVGERVTAEQVQKLEMISAARGDINKFFVGIGLFGLVLVILYFPYRFARKNIRKFNPVTKDIILISLVTTGIFFLLKIALTISSTLGTPFPIIDVRDYFYLFPFAVGPMLIRIILNSEVAMVYTAMTAPLIGIMFNNSLFVVVYALLGGIVGAHGVRHCKDRSRIYTAGLKVSVVNFAMALAFQTMSDSFLSLQTIWCAIFALVGGLVCSAVVTGIIPLVETVFHYVTDIKLLELSNLNSPILRELMVRAPGTYHHSVLVGNLVEAAAETINANPLLARVAAYYHDIGKVSKPQYFIENTGGGDNRHDKLAPSMSALILISHVKEGVELARDHRVGRPIVDIIQQSHGTALMSFFYQKAKTQAGEGQVIHERDFRYPGPKPQSREAGLVMLADCVEAACRTLVNPTPDRIQGLVQKIINNIFIDGQLDECELTLKNLHEIAKSFNRILAGIYHHRIDYPEPAYKEKEKLPGGKKPIEGNNIESAEAEPDRDAKPKKSGGEDIKRLGISR from the coding sequence ATGCCCTCCCAAAGCGGAAATACCGGCCAGGATATACGTGGTTCTCTTCCGCATTCACTCGGAAGAATCTTAGACAATTTTCTCAGCCGTTTCTCGGATCCCCGCCATGAACTGAGGAACCGGCGAATACTGCTGCTTCTCACCGCCTTTTTCCTCACACTTCTGATCCTGCCCCGCCAGGAATTCCTTTCAGTCAAGTACAAGCAAGGTGATATAGCAACTGCTGATATACGGGCAACCCAGGATTATCTTCTTGAGGACAGCCTGCTGACGGATAAAAAGCGCCTCGAAGCCAAGGCCGCCGTTCCTTACGTGTATAGCGTTGCCCAGGAGGAGGCCGGCGAACTGGTGGGGCGCATTGAACAGGCCCTTGCCCTGCTCCGACAGGCGGCAATCGCCACGCCTTCGCAGGATAACGCGGGGCTGGACGAGTCGCTGAAAAGTCTTTTCGGCTTCAGTTTCTCCCCTGAGGAGAAAGCGGCGCTCATGCGGCTTGCGGCTGATGATGCCTTGATGGATCAGGTGCGGGGGGTGGCGCAGACAATCTATTCCAATAAAATAGTTGTCGATAAGCGGACTTTTGCCGCCGATATGGCCCATGGTATCGTCCTTGTTGATGTCCGCACCGGCGAGTCGATGGGGCAGATGGATTACACGGTTTCTCCCATTGAAATGACCGAGGCGGTACAGCTTGTCAAAAAGGCGAAAATTGTCGCCCCCGGGCTTTCCCCCCGCGAGATCGGCACCTTGCTGGAACTGGTGGCGAAAGGAGTCCGCCCGAATTTAGCCTTCAGCAAGGTACTGACCGAGCAGGCCCAGGCCAAGGCTTCGGAAGCCGTCCGTCCAGTCCTCCTGCAAGTAAAACAGGGGGAGATGATTGTTCGGGTCGGAGAGCGGGTCACCGCCGAGCAGGTCCAGAAGCTTGAAATGATTTCCGCTGCCCGCGGAGACATCAACAAGTTTTTTGTCGGAATCGGCCTGTTTGGCCTCGTGTTGGTAATCCTCTATTTCCCTTACCGCTTTGCCCGTAAAAACATCCGGAAATTCAACCCGGTCACCAAGGACATCATTCTCATATCCCTGGTGACGACCGGGATATTTTTCCTGCTGAAAATAGCCTTGACGATTTCATCGACTTTGGGCACGCCATTTCCCATTATCGATGTTCGCGATTACTTCTACCTCTTTCCGTTTGCTGTCGGGCCGATGCTGATCCGGATCATCCTCAACTCAGAGGTGGCGATGGTCTATACGGCGATGACGGCACCGCTTATCGGCATCATGTTCAACAACAGCCTCTTCGTGGTGGTTTACGCCCTGCTGGGAGGTATTGTCGGAGCCCACGGCGTTCGACACTGCAAGGACCGCAGCCGGATATACACTGCCGGTCTGAAGGTGAGCGTGGTGAACTTTGCCATGGCGCTGGCCTTCCAGACCATGAGCGACAGTTTCCTTTCTCTTCAGACCATCTGGTGTGCCATATTCGCGCTTGTGGGAGGGCTTGTCTGCTCGGCAGTGGTTACCGGCATCATACCGCTTGTCGAAACCGTTTTTCACTATGTGACCGATATCAAGCTTCTGGAACTTTCCAATCTCAATTCGCCGATTCTGAGGGAACTCATGGTCCGGGCGCCCGGCACTTACCATCATAGCGTTCTCGTGGGGAACCTGGTGGAGGCGGCGGCTGAAACGATTAACGCAAATCCCCTCCTTGCAAGAGTTGCAGCCTACTATCACGATATCGGGAAGGTGAGCAAACCCCAGTATTTCATCGAAAATACCGGTGGGGGCGACAATCGCCACGATAAGCTCGCCCCAAGCATGAGCGCACTTATCCTCATCTCCCATGTGAAGGAAGGGGTTGAACTGGCCAGGGACCACCGGGTGGGGCGCCCCATCGTCGATATCATCCAGCAGTCTCACGGCACAGCCCTCATGAGCTTCTTTTACCAGAAGGCGAAGACCCAGGCCGGTGAAGGGCAGGTCATCCACGAGCGGGATTTCCGCTATCCCGGGCCCAAGCCCCAGTCGAGGGAGGCGGGGCTCGTCATGCTGGCCGATTGCGTTGAGGCTGCCTGTCGCACCCTTGTGAACCCAACGCCTGACCGGATTCAGGGGCTGGTGCAGAAGATCATCAACAATATCTTCATAGATGGCCAGCTTGACGAATGCGAGTTGACCCTGAAAAACCTTCACGAAATAGCCAAAAGCTTCAACCGGATTCTGGCCGGCATCTACCATCACCGTATCGACTACCCTGAGCCTGCCTACAAGGAAAAAGAGAAACTCCCCGGAGGTAAGAAACCCATTGAAGGTAACAATATCGAATCGGCAGAGGCGGAACCCGATCGGGACGCCAAACCTAAGAAAAGTGGCGGAGAGGATATTAAGCGCCTTGGGATATCCCGATAG
- the eno gene encoding phosphopyruvate hydratase, with protein sequence MSEITDVYAREILDSRGNPTLEVEVFLESGVMGRAAVPSGASTGEREALELRDGDKSRYLGKGVLKAVDNVNNIIAEQIIGMESTDQIGIDQRMLDLDGTEYKSNLGANAILGVSLAVAKAAAEELGLPLYQYIGGCNSKELPLPMMNILNGGAHADNNVDIQEFMIMPAGAKSFAEALRMGAEIFHALKGVLKGKGYNTAVGDEGGFAPNLKSNEEALEVIMEAIQKAGYKPGEEVLLALDVASSELFQDGVYTLENEAEPKKTSAQMVDFYENLVNKFPIISIEDGMAENDWDGWKLMTDRLGKRIQIVGDDLFVTNPRILKEGIQKGIANSILIKLNQIGSLTETLDAIEMAKRAGYTCVISHRSGETEDTTLADLSVAVNAGQIKTGSLCRTDRVAKYNQLLRIEDELDTTAIFRGKDVFYNIRK encoded by the coding sequence ATGAGCGAAATTACTGATGTCTACGCGCGAGAGATACTTGATTCCCGCGGGAACCCGACCCTGGAGGTTGAAGTATTTCTTGAGTCCGGTGTCATGGGAAGAGCTGCGGTGCCTTCCGGCGCGTCAACCGGCGAGCGGGAGGCCCTGGAACTGCGCGACGGAGACAAGTCCCGCTACCTGGGCAAAGGAGTCCTCAAAGCGGTCGACAACGTCAACAACATCATCGCCGAGCAGATTATCGGCATGGAATCCACCGACCAGATCGGGATTGACCAGAGAATGCTGGATCTGGACGGCACCGAGTACAAGAGCAACCTGGGAGCCAATGCAATCCTCGGCGTCTCCCTGGCTGTAGCAAAAGCTGCCGCCGAAGAGCTCGGGCTCCCCCTCTATCAGTACATCGGCGGGTGCAACTCCAAAGAGCTCCCGCTCCCGATGATGAACATCCTGAACGGCGGCGCCCACGCCGATAACAACGTGGATATCCAGGAATTCATGATCATGCCGGCCGGCGCCAAATCCTTCGCCGAAGCACTGCGCATGGGCGCCGAAATCTTCCACGCCCTGAAGGGGGTCCTGAAGGGCAAAGGCTACAATACCGCCGTTGGTGACGAAGGAGGCTTCGCTCCGAACCTGAAATCCAACGAAGAAGCGCTGGAAGTCATCATGGAGGCAATCCAGAAGGCCGGCTACAAGCCGGGCGAGGAAGTGCTCCTGGCTCTGGACGTTGCATCATCCGAACTCTTCCAGGACGGTGTCTACACCCTGGAAAACGAGGCGGAACCCAAGAAGACCTCAGCCCAGATGGTTGATTTCTACGAGAACCTGGTAAACAAGTTTCCGATCATCTCCATCGAGGACGGCATGGCCGAAAACGACTGGGACGGCTGGAAGCTCATGACCGACCGGCTGGGCAAGCGGATCCAGATTGTCGGCGACGACCTCTTCGTCACCAACCCGCGGATCCTGAAGGAGGGCATTCAGAAAGGGATCGCCAACTCCATCCTGATCAAGCTGAACCAGATCGGCTCCCTCACCGAGACCCTCGATGCCATCGAAATGGCCAAGCGGGCCGGCTACACCTGCGTAATCTCCCACCGCTCGGGAGAGACCGAGGACACCACCCTGGCCGATCTCTCGGTGGCAGTGAACGCCGGACAAATCAAAACCGGCTCCCTCTGCCGCACCGACCGGGTCGCCAAGTACAACCAGCTTTTGCGCATCGAAGACGAGCTTGACACCACCGCCATCTTCCGCGGCAAGGATGTCTTCTACAATATCCGCAAGTAG
- a CDS encoding nicotinate phosphoribosyltransferase, whose protein sequence is MRYSPLLTDLYQLTMLAGYLEEGMAEEPAVFDLFFRHNPFQGGYAVFAGLETALSFLESINFTEDELEYLQGLGMFRPRFIDFLRSFRFRGKVTAAPEGTVVFANEPLVTVEAPLAQAQLVETALLNIINFQTLVATKAARIVNAAAGGTVLEFGLRRAQGPDGGVSEARAAYVGGVKSTSNVLAGKLFGIPVKGTHAHSWIMAFPDELAAFRAYAEVFPDTCILLVDTYDTLKSGIPNAITVARELRAKGYELAGVRIDSGDLAYLSREARRMFDEAGFPSAKIVASNELDEFVIESMRGEGSRVDIYGVGTRLATCAGDGGGALGGVYKLVRIGDRPKLKVTSDIAKATLPDRKRLLRAVSPDGSFVLDVICLHDEVISPGDTVFDPLNPLQSVTIPLNARFEEVRSVVMEGGARTSAHQPSLDDMADRSSEQLSRLPQGCLRFINPHKYKVSISSGLNNLRLRLMDEVQQGYRKLQPGGN, encoded by the coding sequence ATGCGCTATTCGCCGCTTCTAACCGACCTATATCAATTAACCATGCTGGCGGGCTACCTGGAAGAAGGGATGGCCGAGGAGCCGGCGGTATTCGATCTCTTTTTCCGCCATAACCCGTTCCAGGGGGGCTACGCCGTCTTTGCCGGCCTTGAAACCGCTCTCTCCTTTCTCGAAAGCATCAATTTCACCGAAGACGAACTTGAATATCTGCAGGGGCTGGGGATGTTCCGCCCCCGCTTCATCGACTTTCTCCGCTCATTCCGCTTCCGGGGAAAGGTGACTGCTGCGCCGGAGGGGACGGTGGTTTTTGCCAACGAGCCCCTGGTGACTGTTGAAGCCCCCCTCGCCCAAGCCCAGCTGGTGGAAACGGCACTGCTGAACATAATCAATTTCCAGACCCTCGTTGCCACGAAAGCGGCCCGGATCGTCAATGCTGCGGCAGGCGGGACGGTGCTCGAATTCGGACTGCGCCGCGCCCAGGGGCCTGACGGGGGAGTAAGTGAAGCACGCGCCGCCTACGTGGGCGGGGTAAAAAGCACGAGCAACGTACTGGCAGGCAAACTCTTCGGCATTCCGGTAAAGGGGACCCACGCCCACAGCTGGATCATGGCCTTCCCCGACGAGCTTGCCGCTTTCCGTGCCTATGCCGAGGTATTCCCAGACACCTGCATTCTCCTCGTGGACACCTACGACACCCTCAAGAGCGGGATTCCGAACGCCATCACCGTTGCCCGGGAATTGCGCGCCAAGGGGTACGAGCTTGCCGGGGTCAGGATCGATTCGGGAGACCTGGCCTACCTCTCCCGGGAGGCGCGCCGGATGTTCGACGAAGCGGGCTTCCCCAGCGCTAAGATCGTCGCCTCCAACGAGCTTGACGAATTCGTCATCGAATCGATGCGCGGGGAGGGAAGCCGGGTCGATATCTATGGCGTGGGTACCCGGCTGGCCACATGTGCCGGCGACGGCGGAGGCGCCTTGGGGGGTGTCTATAAACTTGTCCGCATCGGCGACCGGCCGAAGCTGAAAGTGACCAGCGACATCGCGAAGGCGACCCTCCCCGACCGCAAGCGACTCCTAAGGGCAGTGAGCCCCGACGGTTCATTCGTCCTGGACGTAATCTGCCTCCACGACGAAGTTATTTCTCCCGGCGACACGGTGTTCGATCCGCTCAATCCCCTGCAATCCGTAACAATCCCCCTGAATGCCCGTTTCGAGGAGGTCCGCAGCGTTGTAATGGAAGGCGGGGCGCGAACGTCAGCTCACCAGCCATCCCTCGACGATATGGCCGACCGGAGCAGTGAGCAGCTATCCCGTCTTCCGCAGGGATGCCTGCGCTTCATCAATCCCCACAAGTACAAGGTTTCCATCAGCAGTGGCTTGAACAATTTGCGATTGCGGCTCATGGACGAGGTCCAGCAGGGATACAGGAAACTTCAGCCTGGAGGAAATTGA
- a CDS encoding nicotinamidase, producing MKTASALLIIDVQNDFCPGGSLPVREGDRVVPVLNRYIELFREWKLPVFASRDWHPAITSHFRDFGGIWPAHCVQGSEGARFHRDLALPEETIVISKGLDPNRDDYSAFQAATESGMPFPAQLEAMAVRKLYVGGLATDYCVKASVLDGVRHGLEMILLEDAVRGVDLNPGDSAKAIEEMVRAGAVLMNFSKMRADDRP from the coding sequence ATGAAGACAGCATCGGCCCTCCTGATAATCGATGTCCAGAACGATTTTTGTCCCGGCGGTAGCCTTCCTGTCCGTGAAGGCGATCGGGTCGTACCGGTGCTCAACCGCTACATCGAACTTTTCAGGGAGTGGAAACTCCCCGTATTTGCCTCCCGCGACTGGCATCCGGCCATAACATCCCACTTCCGTGATTTCGGCGGCATCTGGCCGGCGCACTGCGTTCAGGGGAGCGAGGGGGCCCGGTTCCACCGGGACCTGGCACTCCCCGAAGAAACCATCGTCATCTCCAAGGGACTAGATCCGAACCGGGATGACTATTCGGCATTCCAGGCAGCTACGGAAAGCGGAATGCCTTTCCCTGCCCAACTCGAAGCAATGGCGGTAAGAAAACTCTACGTCGGAGGCCTGGCGACCGACTACTGTGTCAAGGCGTCGGTGCTGGACGGGGTGCGGCACGGGCTGGAAATGATACTGCTCGAAGATGCGGTAAGGGGCGTAGACCTCAACCCCGGCGATTCTGCAAAAGCAATTGAAGAAATGGTCCGGGCTGGTGCGGTATTGATGAACTTCAGCAAAATGCGGGCAGATGACCGTCCTTAG
- a CDS encoding 3-deoxy-7-phosphoheptulonate synthase, with amino-acid sequence MSKTSNLKITSITPIIAPADLRQVFPQSLETAEFVNASRAQIKNILKGKDNRLMVVVGPCSIHDPKAALDYAGRLARLAAELSDQLFIVMRVYFEKPRTTIGWKGLINDPDMNHTHQISKGLGIARRLLDEVSNMLLPVACEMLDTITPEYLADYISWGAIGARTTESQSHREMASGLSFPIGFKNGTDGNLQIAIDAMNAALHSHCFLGINRDGKTSIIQTTGNPDLHIVLRGGKKPNYSPEDIARTEEMMEKGGLFPTIMVDCSHGNSEKRHEKQPEVLDSVIDQIEAGNRSISGVMIESFIEEGNQAIPKDLSQLRYGVSTTDKCIDWNTTEEILRKAHDRLRRCKGRQLHA; translated from the coding sequence ATGTCAAAGACAAGCAACCTTAAAATTACCAGCATAACGCCGATCATCGCCCCCGCCGACCTGCGCCAGGTTTTCCCCCAGTCGCTGGAAACCGCCGAATTCGTTAACGCAAGCAGGGCCCAAATAAAGAATATTCTTAAGGGAAAAGACAACCGCCTTATGGTTGTGGTCGGCCCCTGTTCGATTCACGACCCGAAGGCCGCGCTGGATTACGCGGGACGCCTTGCGCGGCTTGCCGCCGAGCTCTCCGACCAGCTCTTCATCGTCATGCGGGTCTATTTTGAAAAACCCCGCACCACCATCGGCTGGAAAGGGCTCATCAATGACCCCGACATGAATCACACCCACCAGATATCCAAGGGGCTCGGCATCGCACGCAGGCTTCTGGATGAAGTCAGCAACATGCTTCTGCCGGTGGCCTGCGAGATGCTCGACACCATCACGCCTGAATACCTGGCAGACTACATCTCCTGGGGGGCAATCGGGGCACGGACCACTGAAAGCCAATCGCATCGGGAAATGGCAAGCGGCCTGTCATTCCCCATCGGTTTCAAAAACGGTACCGACGGCAATCTCCAGATCGCCATCGACGCCATGAATGCTGCGCTCCACTCCCACTGTTTCCTCGGAATCAACCGGGACGGAAAAACCTCCATCATCCAGACCACCGGCAACCCGGACCTGCATATTGTACTGAGAGGCGGGAAAAAACCCAATTACTCCCCTGAAGATATCGCCAGGACAGAAGAAATGATGGAAAAGGGCGGGCTCTTCCCGACAATCATGGTGGACTGCAGCCATGGGAACTCTGAAAAGCGCCACGAGAAGCAACCCGAAGTGCTTGACAGCGTCATTGACCAGATCGAGGCGGGCAACCGCTCCATCTCCGGTGTCATGATCGAGAGTTTTATCGAAGAGGGGAACCAGGCCATCCCCAAGGACCTGTCGCAGCTTCGCTATGGCGTTTCCACCACTGACAAGTGCATTGACTGGAATACGACCGAGGAAATTCTCCGCAAAGCCCATGACCGGCTTAGACGGTGCAAAGGAAGACAACTCCACGCATGA
- a CDS encoding thermonuclease family protein: MVKCIGLAAVSLLAGLLLVPVGGRAASADAPGRFDTVAEYGRVTRVWDGDTVVITPVGKRKGYNCRLYGIDAPETRKKEIPGQPYGMAAAAALRKLVLSREVVVELTGEQSYRRKVGIILLEGVDLNREMVRRGYAWAYVRHLRGPYASAYLEAEKEARQERRGLWRDRNPLPPWEFRSQLRVNGK, translated from the coding sequence ATGGTGAAATGCATCGGGTTGGCTGCGGTATCGCTTCTGGCTGGACTGCTGCTCGTCCCGGTTGGGGGGCGCGCCGCGTCGGCGGATGCCCCCGGCCGTTTCGACACTGTGGCTGAGTACGGCAGGGTCACTCGGGTGTGGGATGGGGATACGGTGGTAATCACGCCTGTGGGCAAGCGGAAAGGGTATAATTGCCGATTGTACGGCATTGATGCCCCTGAAACCCGGAAGAAAGAGATTCCTGGGCAGCCGTATGGAATGGCGGCGGCTGCAGCGCTGCGCAAACTTGTGTTGAGTCGGGAAGTGGTGGTGGAACTGACCGGAGAGCAGAGCTACCGCCGGAAGGTCGGCATAATCCTGCTCGAAGGGGTGGATCTGAATCGCGAGATGGTTCGAAGAGGTTATGCCTGGGCCTATGTCCGGCATTTGCGCGGTCCCTACGCCTCGGCCTATCTTGAGGCGGAGAAGGAAGCCAGGCAGGAGCGCCGTGGATTGTGGCGGGACCGGAATCCGTTGCCCCCCTGGGAATTCCGCAGTCAACTCCGGGTTAACGGCAAATGA
- the serA gene encoding phosphoglycerate dehydrogenase, whose product MKIIVTDEVAQEGLALLAQDPRVEIEVKLGLKREELLALIGDYDAIITRSGTTVDKELLDAGSKLRIIARAGVGIDNVDVDYASSRGVIVVNAPFGNTNSAAEHAMALLLSFCRNVTKANSSLKSGEWKRAPFTGYELKGKTAGVIGLGKVGGRVATRLKAFECEVLACDPYIAVKRAHDLGVKLVSHDEIYQNCDIITVHTPLNDETRHMIGERELAMMKDGVILVNAARGGIIEEEALLKYLESGKITGAAVDVFSKEPPNTDVLKNLIGHDRVVVTPHLGANTFEAQVNVAVDVSKEILNYLDDLPLENAVNIPRFDLALMDQMRPFLNLISVMSDLVIQLADANIDTVTFSYAGNIAHYDCTPLSVCGLSSILNRKVEQDVNMVNATLIADQMGITVEENKSTQSPSFSNMITLTIEGKGERRSVAGTLFEGAPRIVKLRDYQVDFAPSEHMLILTYSDRPGMIGKIGTIMGGHDINIASMNLGRREKRGEAMVILSLDSAVPPVVLEEVRKATDAAFIKPIYMPGAKSDRE is encoded by the coding sequence ATGAAAATCATCGTTACCGACGAGGTGGCTCAGGAAGGGTTGGCACTTCTTGCTCAAGACCCACGCGTGGAGATAGAGGTCAAACTTGGCCTCAAGAGGGAGGAGTTGCTGGCGCTCATCGGCGACTACGACGCCATCATCACCCGCAGCGGCACCACCGTGGACAAGGAACTGCTCGATGCGGGCTCGAAGCTTAGAATCATAGCCCGTGCCGGAGTCGGCATAGATAACGTGGATGTGGACTATGCAAGTTCCCGCGGCGTTATAGTGGTGAACGCTCCTTTCGGCAACACCAACAGCGCGGCAGAACATGCCATGGCGCTGCTCCTCTCTTTCTGCCGCAACGTGACCAAAGCAAACTCAAGCCTCAAGAGCGGTGAGTGGAAACGCGCTCCCTTTACCGGCTATGAGCTCAAGGGTAAGACCGCCGGCGTCATCGGCCTCGGCAAGGTTGGGGGACGGGTGGCCACCAGGCTCAAGGCTTTCGAATGCGAAGTCCTTGCCTGCGACCCCTACATCGCCGTGAAACGTGCCCATGATCTGGGGGTAAAACTCGTTTCCCACGACGAGATCTATCAGAACTGCGACATTATCACTGTTCACACTCCCCTGAACGATGAAACCCGCCACATGATAGGCGAGCGCGAGCTGGCCATGATGAAGGATGGGGTTATCCTCGTGAATGCTGCCCGGGGTGGGATCATCGAAGAGGAAGCGCTCCTGAAGTATCTGGAATCGGGTAAAATCACCGGCGCCGCCGTTGACGTCTTCAGCAAAGAACCGCCCAACACCGACGTGTTGAAAAATCTCATCGGCCATGATCGCGTGGTGGTTACCCCTCACCTTGGCGCCAACACCTTTGAAGCCCAGGTTAACGTGGCAGTGGACGTTTCCAAGGAAATTCTCAACTACCTGGACGATCTCCCCCTGGAAAACGCCGTGAACATCCCGCGTTTCGACCTGGCTCTCATGGACCAGATGCGGCCGTTCCTGAACCTCATAAGTGTCATGAGCGATCTGGTCATACAGCTTGCGGACGCCAACATCGATACCGTGACCTTCTCCTACGCCGGCAACATTGCGCACTATGACTGCACCCCCCTGAGCGTCTGCGGTCTCTCATCGATTCTCAACCGCAAGGTGGAGCAGGATGTGAATATGGTGAACGCAACGCTCATCGCCGACCAGATGGGAATCACCGTGGAAGAGAACAAGTCGACCCAGTCCCCTTCGTTCTCCAATATGATAACCCTCACCATCGAGGGAAAAGGGGAGAGACGGAGCGTGGCGGGAACCCTCTTCGAGGGGGCTCCCCGCATCGTGAAGCTGCGCGACTACCAGGTGGACTTCGCACCCTCCGAGCATATGCTCATACTTACCTATAGCGATCGCCCCGGCATGATAGGGAAAATCGGTACGATCATGGGGGGCCACGATATAAACATCGCTTCCATGAATCTGGGTCGCCGGGAGAAGCGTGGTGAGGCGATGGTTATCCTTTCCCTTGATTCCGCGGTACCTCCCGTGGTTCTTGAGGAGGTTCGCAAAGCTACGGATGCCGCGTTCATCAAGCCGATTTACATGCCGGGTGCCAAGTCCGACCGTGAGTGA
- a CDS encoding tRNA (cytidine(34)-2'-O)-methyltransferase: MPQNIPFHIVLIEPEIPPNTGNIARLCGATGTVLHLVGKLGFSTDDRQLKRAGLDYWSEVDIHYWDNLDALKRAYPDGRFIYTSKKAARPHVKAEFRNGDFIVFGKETVGLPEELIRANWENTVRIPIFGKVRSLNLSTAAGIVLYEALRQTGRLEDPEPGADERDS; encoded by the coding sequence ATGCCTCAAAACATACCATTTCACATAGTCCTGATCGAGCCGGAAATCCCGCCCAACACCGGAAATATCGCCCGCCTCTGCGGCGCCACAGGCACCGTGCTCCACCTTGTGGGAAAGCTCGGTTTTTCCACCGACGACCGTCAACTGAAGCGTGCGGGGCTCGACTACTGGAGCGAAGTGGATATCCACTACTGGGATAATCTGGACGCCCTCAAACGGGCCTATCCGGACGGACGTTTCATCTACACGAGCAAGAAAGCGGCGCGCCCCCATGTTAAAGCGGAGTTCCGCAACGGAGACTTCATCGTTTTCGGTAAAGAAACGGTAGGGCTGCCGGAGGAGCTGATCCGGGCCAACTGGGAGAACACCGTGCGCATACCCATCTTCGGGAAGGTGCGGAGCCTCAACCTCTCCACGGCGGCAGGAATAGTTCTCTATGAGGCGCTGCGGCAGACAGGCCGACTTGAAGATCCGGAACCTGGTGCCGACGAG